The sequence ATTGAGGTTCCCCatttggagaaataaaaaggacAAGGTGACCCCCACACATGTGAAAACATTTTCCGCTTTATGTAGTGCCTTCTTTCATGACCAAAGGCTTCTTGCAAAACTATTCCCTCATTCTTTAAAGGATAACGATTCggaatggtttttctccttacctGGATATTCAAtcaatacatttcaacaattggtTGATGCAATcattcaacattttcaaaacaatattgggcCACAAGTTACTTGGACTAATTtagtgcattgtaaacaaggtgctaaGGAAAAAgtaactaatttcattggtagatataaacatttctctgcacaaattgcttatcctatacCTGATGGTGATATTCAAAGGATTTTCATTGATAATTTGTAAAAAGACAATAGAGATCAGCTTTTGTTTTCTGAATTTGCATCTTTCACAAAATTGTGCACAGCACTTCAtaactatcaacttcaagtgagtcaatatgAACCCTCGTCATCTTTGACTCCAATTGATAGAAATGAGGATGTTCACCAAACATTTCAAAACTTCAGAAAACAAAATAAGAACTTTGTCAAAATCAATGGCAAGAATTATTCTAATCATATTGATTCTCAAGAGGCAGCAACATCAAACCTTGTTGTAGCTCTCTTTTCTTCAAAATTCACACATTGAAACTTCACTCCCCTTTCTAGTTCTTTACATAGCATCATACTTCAATTGATTAATAATAGATACTTCCACTCCTTGCCACCTTTTGACTcaaaagccttttgccaataccatcatcaactaGAGCATGATGCAAAGATATGTATCCATTTGAAGCATGAaatccaagatcttattgattctAATGCTATAGTGGtggatggtgtgaatgataaaagacACAAATTTGTGACGCCTCCTAAtcaaaatttacaaatctttaccaaTTGTTTTTTATCCCATTCTACGAGTGTTGTTGAGCATAATGATAGAGCTTTGTAGGTATGATGACATCTCTAATGGAGCCAACAATGTTGTGAACTCGATTGAGCAACCTAATCCTTTGGATGTCtatatgctaccttaaagcaattgctcttgGTAAGGCgtatgcaatcgctttaacatgggggcatacactccactgtATGTTACAATTTGTGCACACACCACGAAATTTGGTTTGTAAACTTTGATGACACACCATGATATGCTTCATGACACTGCAACACCCATTTTGCAGTCACATTTTCAGATTATTTTGCAAGTCAAGGTTTTGTTTTGTAATCTTTGTGTTTCGTGCACGCTGCAGCATCCATTTTGCAGTCACATTTTCAGATTATTTTGCAAGTCAAGGTTTTGTTTTGTAATCTTTGTGTTTCGTGCACGCTGCAGCACCCATTTTGCAATCACTTTTTGTCATATTATCTAGCAAATGACATCTTAGATTCCTACCACATGCATACCATGTTATGAAATCTAAACCAACCTAGAAACATTTTCTCCAAGCCATGCTAAAATGGTCTAAGATCATAGTTATAAAGGACGGGGATGGGTACTGGTATGCTATTTTCAAAAAACGTTGAGAAGGGTACTTGCAGacaactacacacacacacacatatacatagaaagagagagagagagagaggacatatTTAAAgaatgctaaatactaaaatgccTAAAACTGTAATGACTTGGAGATGACAATGAAACTAGAAGAGGAGTCCCACTGCTTTCAAAAGCATAGTATGTCTAACCTTGGAGATGAAAATAATTTCCATCAACCAATATAACTTCAACGCATGTACACATCTTAAGCCTTGGTATTGTTTCGCCATATATTCTTACCTCTTTGGGATGTAACAAAACACTTGTAAaattttatggaaaaaaaaaagaaaattacagGTCTATTAGTGTATAGTTTTATTTCCTTTAATTGATGTCAACCGCTTATCTGTAAGTCTAGAAATACAATGTAATTTATAAGATATATTTTAAAAAACAAAGAAACTTCATCTGAAGTCTCCTAAAGTTTCGGTATGGGAGACTAGTGCAAGGGGTCAAGGTACAAGCCTTCTAAACAGAACCATACATTTATAACCAATATAAACTCTATACCAATTATGAGGCTCTTTATTTTCCTCGAACCTTCAACAATGTAACACAAACTTTTACCTGGATTTTAGCCAAATATTTGACAGCTGAAGAAGCTTTAGCTGCAAAAAACTTAGTTGATGATAAAGAGTTGTAGGGTAGGCTACAAGAAAATTATATGGAGCAAGCAATACATAACCATGGTAAACCTCAAAAAAAGTGTGGTTGTAGAGACATCAATCAgatctattttaattaaaattgtcTCACTTCTCGTTTTCATTGTGATAGATACAGAGAACTTCAAACAAGAACCTAAAATATTTCACATggttttgaaaaatgatgaagaaatctaAATTGCAATCAAAATTAATAACTGGTAAAGCAATATTGACAACATTCACACTACAAAAGCAATTACACATCTTCAGCATCATCTGCAATTCTGTTGGGAGAAATAAATAGTCATTTTCAAAAATTTGTTGACCACGAAAAGATGAAATGTCTTTCCTAAGACTAGTCTCAATCCACTAATAAGGTTCAAGGATATGGATTTTTAAGCCCTGGAGAGAACTACAATCACTGGTATAAACAGCAATTTATTTTTGGAGGTTTGGATTGAAAGCATGATAATCATCTAATGAAATCCTCCACTTGCTTCCTTGAAGAAGGCTtatagaaatttgaaaatttctctACAACCATTAATTAGTCTTCAACGTACAAAATATACCACCCTGTCGTCAGTTGTTTAACTATTATGGACTGACACATACAAGGCAAGTTCAAGCACAAAGCTGTTTTAACTTAAATAGTAAATCTACTTACGTTGAACATACTGGATCGCTAAGCTTATTTAACTTGTACACACAATGACCTATATACCACCTTAATTTAATCTTACCTAAAACTGTTATTTATTACTTGATCTAAGACAAGGTCCAGAAGATAAACATATAAAAATTTCATCAGCCTAGTAAACATTGGGGTCACAGTTAATGACCAAAATTCTCCTTTTCAAATCTTGTCTGTTACATGGACACCCAGCAATAAAGAACTAATAATCTTCTTAAAGAAAGAACTAGCATACTTGAAAAACAAATCTAACATGACACACTTTCACTTGCTTTATGAGTATCACAACCAAAAGTCTGTAATATAGAACTGACAAATATCAAAGTGTACACACAACACAGGTTAAGATAAGAAAAATGACGTATACCTTACTGTCTCCTTCTCATCTGCTACAACTACTATTGGGATGAAAGGATGGAGCAATACAGCCTTAGTTCCTAGCTCACAGCCTGTATCCCAACTCGCATTTTGATCACTGACTTTGGTTACATCTGCAAGATACAAAACCAACTCTTATCTATCATTTTTGTCAAGTCACATGCAAAACACACAAAATATAACTTATTTTAAACAAGAAATAAATACTTTCTGGATAAAGGCAAATATGGTATTAACTGGAGTGTTGGCATTTTGCTATTCTATCAAGAGTCATGCTCTCTCGTTCTTCTCTTCTTGCTAATGATTCCTCGTCATCATTAGCTGGAGACAAAAGAGGCCTTGAGAAATGACCACAACTCCAACTATAAATAGTTGATTGTGGAACAAGCCCTCTTTCAGAAGTTGATGCCGTTACAGATTGGGCTAAAATTGAATCTGCTAATCCGGCATCTGAAGCAGTGCGCATATGAGGACTAAACTCTAATGAGCACACCCTCCGCATTAATTGTGTCCGAGTTGGGGGACTTGCGGGAGGAGTTCTGAATGTAATAGGTGCTGCAAAACATAAAAATGCAACAGCATGTAAAAATTTCATTCACATAAAATGAAcactttaattaataaaaaaatatgtatatttttatcGCAACCACCACCAAAGTGACAGAAACAACTAATAAACTAATCAGCAGAATGTTTCTCCTGTTTAAGATAGAGCCTGGTGGCAACAATTGCTAAGTACTCTGTTTTACTCTAAGCTAGACCTCTGTAATACATTGCACTAACCTAAACATCTTTGCATCTTGCTTTATATAACTGTAACAGTTTAAAAAACCAACCTGGATTTAAATCTAACCAAGAAAATGAACGTGCCAATCCAGGAATAGCATGAACAGATGAAAGAGAAGCATCCCGGGGATGTCCAACACCACCTGTAGGCCTGACTGGCTTCACCACAACTGGCTCAACACCAATTATCCGCAGTATTTGATGCCCCAAACTCGCAACACGTGGAGAAGGATCCCTTGCCAATGTATACATTGCTGCAACACACTGAGCATATACTGCATTATCCAAGGATCTGGACTTCGGAAGCCTTATATTTCCATTACTTGCAGCATCAGTTAGTGACACCCTGGACTCTGAATGCTGGGAACCATCAGATGATGGAGATCCATGCATGACAGTAGACGATGCCAGTGGGCTACTGGCAGGTACCCTTACCTCTCGAGCTGGGGTACTACTGTCACTTCCTACTCTTAAGACTGGACCATGGTTAGCAGAATACACATTCAGTGATTGAGTTAACTGGCCAGCATTAATGTAGCTGTTGGTTGAACTTCTCACAGATGCCAATGATGGCAATGAAGTCAATGTGGAATTGGAAGGTGGCTTTAAATATGCAGCAGCCATTGGTTTCAGCTGCTTGTTGTGCCCAACAGCAAAGCGTGATAAGGCTGAAAAACAAGTTAAATCACCATAATTCCTTAGAtacaattaaatcaaaattttaggctttAGTAAACAATGTAGGCTCCCATTTCAAAATAATCTCTATAACTTCAATATTTATAGACTTAACATGCTGAAGTGGCTTATAAAGTGTTTATTGTTGGAACTACTAATACCTATTGCAAGTTCAGCCCTGACAAGTGGACTGCCATCAGATAGCACTTTAAGGAGATTTTttgcaatttcttgttctgctttaCTTCTTTCTTCATCTTCGTCGTCATCATCATAACAATACGCATCTCTTGATGGCTCAGTGCCAGTATCTAGAAGAGTTCCTAAAGCATAAACAGCAGATGCCCTCACCTGAAAATCCAAGCACAAAGTTACAGCTGAATGTCCATTCCATGACAATGTTTAAGTAATGTAACATTAATTTGAATTCAACAATCACCTCTGGTTGAGGCTCAGATAGCAAAGGCAAACATATAGCTGTGGCATTTTCATTCAAGCCTAGCACTTGGGCCTCTGGAAAACCTTCCCACAGCTTTCCAAGACACAAACAAAGCCATTGCAAAAGCAACGGTTCTGGCTGTGCCTCACCTGGAGGAGCCACCTGCATATGCTGCAGGCATACATTGATTAATCGAGACTGCAAACATGCTTCCTGCCCTCGACGATGTCCGTCAACAATCACAGCTAACACAAAAGCTGCCATAGCACGCTGTTCTGCATAAACGTCTGTGCTATCAAGGAATTTGATAAAATATTGATGACCACCATCCTTCACTAAATCCACTTGGCACGACTGCAGATGTATATAACCAAAAAATCAGAATATAAAGAACAAAATCTGCCAGTTGATTAAACTTTTTCCTCATCCAGAACTGATAACATTATTAACACGTGACAATAAATCAGAGCCGGAACACAGGAAAAAATAGAACCATTGCCCAAGATCTAATATAAAGATGTCTACTTTGTTAATTTAAATTTATCAGCTATTCTATTACCTTGTCGAGAGCAAGAATCTTTGTCCATATAAACACAAGTATTTGTCGCAGTTCTGTGGCTGTTGTTTGAAGCAATTTGAGCACATAGGGAAAGATACCAACAGAAAGAGCCTGCAAAGCATCCAAGAAATATTGATATAAGAATAAATAAACTTAATACAGCACAGATACACAATCTTTCTACAGAAGTAAAGCCACTGTGAACATAAAGAGATTTGCCTACCAGATCCACAGCCCAGGCTCCCATGTCTAAGAATCTTCCAAGCAATACCAGAGCCCGACATCGGTGAGATTGACTTAGTAATACCTGCATTACACAACATTTAGATACCTTGAATCCAACAGTCATAATTTAAAATTAAACTTAaaagtaaaaataataaaagtCAAAAATGTAATGCAGTTTATATGTATATCCATGCATATATTCTAAGAAAGAAAAGGATAAAAACAGTTCAAAAGATTTGATAAAAGCATAAGTTGCAAATGATAATTCAAATGGTTAAGCAGGTTTTCTgattttctccacaaaaaatcaagGGAGGGTAAtgcttgatttttcctcaaaaatcaaggAGTGATGTTTTACCGCGTGATGTCTGATGTTTTGCCACGTGATGTCTGGTGTTTTGCCACGTGATGTCTGGTGTTTCGCGATGCGACGTTTCCGGGTTTTgttcgattttctcctcaaaaattgtttcagggtttttaccatttttttctacaaaaaatgatgatttgcaaacttcagttttggagggtttgtcgatttttcctcaaaatcgtggtttcagGTTTCAATGCGGTTACTCAACATCAGGTTGGATGGATTTTGGtaatcttggtcattaacactttgcagatccagggagggtctccgCCGCACAAAGTGTTCTTTctgtttgtgatcaaaagacctgcagtgtcttttgtagggtagttagtagatagaatgaccattaaggaagggtattagaataaaaaaaattaattagtatATTAATGGTCATTAGAGGTAATTATttgctttatttagttttctatttttagaagcgGTTGTTTTTTTTTAGAAACATCACTGTGTGTAATCGCCTATTTAAACAGCTCTACGATTGAACAAAAGCATCTGATTATTTTAAGCAATCAATTTTTCAGTCTCCCCCcatgatacatacatacatacatgaaaTTAGTAGATTGTATCTAGGAAGACTTACAATGGACAAATTATCTCTTAACAAAAGTAGCCATATAGCAAAGCTACTCTTCCcccatgatctatatatatatatatatatatagagagagagagagagagagagagacccaaTAACCTAGTGCTCAGATGAAATAAGATTTTGAATAAGTAAATTATTACTGCAtatgaaagatatatatatatatagaaaatagtaATACAATCCAATCTGATATACATCTTTAATCCCTAAAAAGAATGCAACTCTGAAATTAGTAGATTGTATAAGAATAATTTCAATGCACAAATTATCTGTTAAATTCTTTAACAAAAAGAGCCATATGTTAAAGCTGATCTTCTCCCATGCCTACGTACATTTATCATTATGACTATCACTACTACTATTCTATTAATACTCTTGGCTGAGTTGATTAGGTATTGATCAATTTCAATCAACCATCCAGCAAACAATAGGCAAATCCTAGGTGACTGCCTAAAATAATTTCAACAAGACACTAGGGAGCATGATGAAGGTGTCAATCAATGACTAAAAAATGTTGCATGGAAAAAAGCTGCAAGCAACTGAATATAAGTAATAAAACACAAAATAACAAAAATTCAGCCAAAAGCAGCACAGAAGCAAAACCAAAATCAGCTAAAATTGAACCCAATCCAGCATAACAATGAAGGCAGCAAGCCTAATGTCTAATTCTGATACTATCGGTTTACTACATGGAAGTGCAGATACAATATTACAAATGTAAATAAAAACATATACATCAATATTACAAATAAAGGCCGATAACTAATATAGGTTAATTAGGTTCATAACAAGTACCCTTATATAAACTCCACTCCGCTCTGCAATTTTTCGCCTATCTTCTTCAATGCTCGGTAATAGGGTTGGTTTTGACCTCTACATAGCACATGCGAGCAATGAAATTAAGGGTTTTGGCTCGACGAGTGTTGGATTAGATTGCACTCCACCGTGCTCAAATGC is a genomic window of Cryptomeria japonica chromosome 7, Sugi_1.0, whole genome shotgun sequence containing:
- the LOC131074294 gene encoding regulatory-associated protein of TOR 1 isoform X2 — encoded protein: MALGDLVVLNSGGCSKEGDRVSNSSVNNMAGNQMGARIAFEDGIGSRRLVQGDNLAVTSASAAAAVPASTASANTSTSIVYLPPTVYFNDLRHDAFEACTPSGPSESGLVSKWRMKDRMKTGCVALVLCLNIGVDPPDVIKISPCARLECWIDPFSMPAPKALDAIGKALQSQYERWQPRARYKLQLDPTVEEVKKLCGQCRKNAKSERVLFHYNGHGVPKPTANGEIWLFNKNYTQYIPLSVYELESWLGTPSIYVFDCSAAGVIVNAFVERQDWDSGVSSVAAMKDCILLAACGSDEILPQSAEFPADIFTSCLTTPIKIALRWFCTRSLLRDSLDPSLVDKIPGRQIDRKTLLGELNWIFTAVTDTIAWNVLPRELFQRLFRQDLLVASLFRNFLLAERIMRSANCTPVSFPLLPPTHQHPMWDAWDMAAEICLSQLPTLLSDPNTEFQPSPFFTEQLTAFEVWLEHGSERKKPPEQLPIVLQVLLSQSHRCRALVLLGRFLDMGAWAVDLALSVGIFPYVLKLLQTTATELRQILVFIWTKILALDKSCQVDLVKDGGHQYFIKFLDSTDVYAEQRAMAAFVLAVIVDGHRRGQEACLQSRLINVCLQHMQVAPPGEAQPEPLLLQWLCLCLGKLWEGFPEAQVLGLNENATAICLPLLSEPQPEVRASAVYALGTLLDTGTEPSRDAYCYDDDDEDEERSKAEQEIAKNLLKVLSDGSPLVRAELAIALSRFAVGHNKQLKPMAAAYLKPPSNSTLTSLPSLASVRSSTNSYINAGQLTQSLNVYSANHGPVLRVGSDSSTPAREVRVPASSPLASSTVMHGSPSSDGSQHSESRVSLTDAASNGNIRLPKSRSLDNAVYAQCVAAMYTLARDPSPRVASLGHQILRIIGVEPVVVKPVRPTGGVGHPRDASLSSVHAIPGLARSFSWLDLNPAPITFRTPPASPPTRTQLMRRVCSLEFSPHMRTASDAGLADSILAQSVTASTSERGLVPQSTIYSWSCGHFSRPLLSPANDDEESLARREERESMTLDRIAKCQHSNVTKVSDQNASWDTGCELGTKAVLLHPFIPIVVVADEKETVRIWNYEEPFQMNNFDNHDGANRGISKLSLVNELDDSMLLVASSKIRCR